Genomic segment of Aliarcobacter trophiarum LMG 25534:
AGAGAAGAATATTGAAAAATTTAATGACATTCTAAGTAGAATTTAACTCTAACTTAAGAATTTTAAGATAGAATTCCCAATTATTTTTCACTATAAAAAAGGAAAGCAAAATGGCAAGAAAATGTGCAATTTCTGGAAAAGGACCTATGGTTGGAAACAACGTAAGTCACGCTAAAAACAGAACAAAAAGAAGATTTTTACCAAATATTAGAACTGTTAGAGTAACATTAGAAGATGGTACAACAACTAAGTTAAAAATTTCTGCAAAAGAGTTAAGAACTCTTAAAAAACACTCATAATTAAGCACTAGAATAAGTGCTTAAATGAGCATTTTTACCAAATTTAAACGATACTTCAAGTGGGAGTTTAACTCTAACCGCCCACAGTATGACCTTAATCCTATTATATATTCAAAATTAAAACCACTTAGACTACCATTAATACTAATTCAAATTCTAATGATGGTCGGAACTTTAGGTTATGTTTATTTTGAAAACTATACTATTATGCAAGCAATTTTTCAAACAGCATATACTATTACAAATACAGGGTTTGGCGCATTAAATGAGTCTAATTTTAAGAATGAGACAATTTTATTTACTGTATTTTTAATGTTAGCTGGATTTATGAGTTTAATATTTGCAGTTGGGGTAGTTATTGATGTTTTTACAAATGGTAATTTAAGAGAACTTTTAAGGGAGAGGCGAATGCTTTATAAAATAGCAAGATTAAGAAGACACTTTGTTTTGTGCTATCACAATGAGTACACAGCACAAGTTGCAAAACAGTTTAGAGAAAATCAAATTCCTTTTGTGGTTGTTGATAGTAGTGATGATATTGAAGCCATTGCAAAAGAGCATGGCTATCCATATTTTGTAAAAGAGGAGCCATATAAAGAGAATGCCTTTTTAAAATCTCATTTAAGTTCAGCAAAAGGTGTCATCTCTTTATCAAAAAATATCTCTGATAATATTACTTTAATAGCATCTGTAAGGCTTTATGAAAAGGAATTAGAAAGAACTCCATATTTAATTATTTCAAATGCTGAAACTCATAATGAAAAAATAAGACTTAAAAAGCTAGGAGCAGATAAGGTAGTTGCTGCTCCATCTTTAATGGCAAAAAGAGTTAGTGCAATGGCAATAAGCCCAGATATGGAAAATATTTTAGATGAGTTTTTGTATAAAAAAGATAGTCCAATAACAATGGAAGAGATTTTGATAAAAGATGATGCTTGGAGTATAGGAAAAGAGTTAAAAGAGCTTGAACTAAGAGAAAAATTAAATATTTCTGTTGTTGGAATAACTCAAGAAAATGGAGCCTTTGTACAGTTACCAAAAGGAAATAGAGAAATAACTAAAAACTCAAAACTGTTACTAGTTGGTTCTCAAAAGGGAATAATTAGAGCAAAAAGATTACTAAATTTAAATGAACAGCCAAAGGAGCTATAAAATGTTTACTATTTTACCAATACAAGGTTATATTGACCAAATAGATGGGTTTTTTTGTGATGGAATCCATGCTGGACTTAAACCAAATGGAAACAATGATTTGGGATTTATTTATACAAATGAACCTTGTAATGTTGCTGCAATTTTTACAGAAAATAGATTTCAAGCCGCTCCACTAAAACATTTTTTAAGTCATAAGGAAGAGTTTAAAACAAATTTTGTGTTAATAAACTCAAAAAATGCAAATGCACTAACAGGTAAAAAAGGAGTTGAAGATATAAATACTCTTTTTTCTAGCTTAGATTTTAAGGAAAAACTAGTAAATCCTCTAATGAGTAGTACAGGAGTTATTGGAAATAGATTACCACTTGAAAAACTAATTGCTGGGGCAAATAGTTTTGACTTAAGTGCAAAAAGTGGAGAAAATTTGTCAAAAGCTATTATGACAACAGATGCATACCCTAAAACTTCTCTTTATGAAGTAAAGCTAGAAGATGGAAAAAGTTTTAAAATAGGAGCAGTTGCAAAAGGTGCAGGGATGATAAATCCAAATTTAGCAACAATGCTCTGTTTTATTTGTACAGATGCTGCTGTACCATATAGTGATATGAAAGAGGCACTAAATATAAATAAAGAGACAACTTTTAATGCAATAAGTGTAGATGGTGATACCTCTACAAATGATACTGTTATGGTTTTGGCAAATGGAAAATCAAAAGCTTATGATAAAGATGCATTTATAGAGGCTTTAAGAGTTGTAATGCATGAGATGGCTATGTTAATGGTTGCAGATGGTGAGGGTGCAAAAAAAGTTGCTGCTTTTGAAGTTAGAAATGCAGCAACAAAAGAAGATGCTATAAAAGCAGCAAAAGCTCTATCAAATTCACTTTTAGTAAAAACAGCACTTTTTGGTGAAGATCCGAATTTTGGAAGAATTGCTTCAACTATAGGAGCTTCACAGATTGCTTGTGATGATGAGAAGTTAGTAATTTCATATAATGATATTGTAGTATTTGATAAAGGGGAAATCTGTTTTGATAAAGAGACAGAAGAAAAAGCTAGTAAAGTTTTAAAACAAAATAGCTATAAAATAATTTGTGATATTGGTTTAGGAAATTGTAGTTTTGTAGCTTATGGTTGCGATTTAGGTTATAAATATGTAGAGATAAATGCAGATTATAGAAGTTAATTTTAAGAACTTTTTTTATATAATCACTGATAAAATTTAAACCAAGGATAGAGAATGCTTCACGAACATAGAGATGCAATTGCTGAATTAAGACAAAAAGATACTCACTTTTTAAGAGTATTTGAAAAACATAATGAATTAGATCATGAGATTGTAAATTTAGAAAACTCTCATGCAGATCAGTTTTTAATTGATACAAAAAAGAAAGAGAAGTTAAAACTAAAAGATGAAATATACTCTATGATAGTAAAATATAAAGCTGAAAAGTAGTTTTAAAGACTTAATTAAAATTTAAAAAAAAGGAGGTAGAGTTTTCTCTATCTCCTTTTTTTTAAATAAAAAACTGTTCCTAAGCATAAATTAGATAAAATCAAAACAATTTTTTTAAGAAAATTTTATAACAAAGGCCTTATTTTATGGAAAACCTTTTTGAAAATCAAGATATTGTAGATATAAATATAGAAGATAGTGTAAAAACCTCATATTTAGACTATTCTATGAGTGTTATTATTGGGCGTGCATTGCCAGATGCTAAAGATGGATTAAAACCAGTACATAGAAGAATTTTGTATGCTATGCATGATTTAAATCTAACTTCAAAAGTTGCATACAAAAAGTCTGCAAGAATTGTGGGAGATGTTATAGGAAAGTACCATCCGCATGGAGATAGTTCTGTATATGATGCGCTAGTTCGTATGGCACAAAGCTTCTCTATGAGAGCACCGCTTGTTGATGGTCAAGGAAACTTTGGATCAGTTGATGGTGATAATGCAGCAGCTATGAGATATACAGAAGCTAGAATGACTAGAATTGCAGAAGAGGTTTTAAGAGATTTAGATAAAGATACTGTAAATTTTGTACCAAACTATGATGATACTATGAAAGAACCAGCAGTTCTTCCAACACGAGTTCCAACTCTTTTATTAAATGGAAGCGAAGGAATTGCAGTTGGAATGGCTACAAAGATACCTCCTCATAACTTAGCAGAACTATTAGATGCCACTTTACACCTAATAGAAAATCCAAGTGCAGATGCAAACGATTTAATGGAGTTTGTAAAAGGACCAGATTTTCCAACTGGTGGAACAATATTTGGTAGAAGAGGAATTATTGATGCTTATAATACAGGTCGTGGACGTGTAAAAATAAGAGCAAAACACCATATTGAAACTAGGGCAAAAAAAGAGATTATTGTAATTGATGAGCTACCATATCAAGTAAATAAAGCTAGACTTATTGAGCAAATTGCTGATTTGGCAAAAGAGAAACAGATTGAAGGAATTTCTGAAGTAAGAGATGAAAGTGATAGAGAGGGAATTAGAGTAGTTATTGAGCTTAAAAAAGATGCGATGGCTGAGATAGTTTTAAATAATCTTTATAAATCTACTCCAATGGAGACAACTTTTGGAATTATCCTTTTAGCAGTTCACAATAAAGAGCCGAAAGTATTTACTCTTCCAGAGATTTTAAATATATTTCTATCTCATAGAAAAACTGTAATTATTAGAAGAACTATATTTGATTTAGAAAAAGCAAAAGCTAGAGCTCATATTTTAGAGGGTCTAAAAATTGCAGTTGATAATATTGATGAAGTTGTAAAAATAATAAGATCAAGCTCAAATGATGCAGATGCAAAAGAGAAATTAGAAGTTAGATTTGATTTAAGCCATATCCAATCTCAAGCTATTTTAGATATGAGATTAGGAAGATTAACAGGGCTTCAAAGAGATAAGCTTGAAGCTGAATATCAAGAACTTATGCTTTTAATAGCTGAACTCGAATCTATTTTAAGAAGCGAAGAGAAGTTAAATGAGATTATAAAAGAGGAACTAGTTGAAATCAAAGAAAAGTTCTCAAATGATAGAAGAACTGAGATTGAAGATAGTTATGATGAGATTGATATTGAGGATTTAATTCCAAATGAGCCAATGGTTGTAACAATTACTCATAATGGCTATGTAAAAAGAGTTCCAATAAAAGCTTATGAAAAACAAAAAAGAGGTGGTAAAGGGAAGGTTGCAGTTACAACTCACGATGATGATTTTATTGAGAGATTTTTTGTAAGTAATACTCATGATACTCTTATGTTTGTTACAAATATGGGACAACTTTACTGGTTAAAAGTTTATAGAATTCCTGAAGGAAGTAGAATTGCAAAAGGAAAAGCTGTTGTAAACTTGATTAATTTAAGAGCTGATGAAAAAATTATGGCAATAATTCCAACAAGTGACTTTGATGAAGCAAAATCTTTGGCATTCTTCACTAAAAATGGTATTGTAAAAAGAACTAGTTTATCAGAATTTAGTAATATTAGAAGCAATGGTGTAAGAGCTATCGTATTAGATGATGATGATGAAATAGTAACTGCAAAAATAGCAAACGCTGATACAAAATATCTAATGGTATTTACAAGTTTTGGTCAATGTATTAGATTTGAAGTTGAAAAGGCAAGAGAACAAGGAAGAAGTACAAGAGGGGTAAGAGCTATTAAGTTTAAAATTGATAGTGATATAGTTGTAGATGCAGAGATAATTGATAGTGAAGATCAAGAGATTTTAACAGTTTCTGAAAATGGAATTGGAAAACGAACAACTGTTGAAGAGTATAGACTTACAAATAGAGCTGGTTCAGGTGTTATTGCTATGAAGTTATCAGGAAAAACAGGAAATGTAATAGGTGAAGTTTTAGTAGATGATACACAAGATTTAATGCTTTTAACTTCTATTGGAAAGATGATTAGAGTTGATATGCAGACAATTAGAAAAGCTGGAAGAAATACAAGTGGAGTAATAATTGTAAATGTTGATAAAAATGATAAAGTAGTCTCTATTGCTAAATGTCCAAAAGAGGATGAAGAGATAGAATTAGATGAGTTTGGGAATGTTATTAGGTACAATGAAGATGGTGAAGTAGTTGAACAAAGTAGTAGTGAAGAGAATAATCTTTTAGATATGAATTTTGATAGTAATTTAGGAAAAGAAGAGGATGAGTAAGAGTATGAGAAAATTTAATGTTGCAGTTGTTGGAGCAACTGGTGCTGTTGGAGAAGAGCTTTTTAGGGTTATGGAAGATTTGGATTTTCCTGTAAATAAATTAGTACCACTAGCTAGTGCTAGAAGTGCTGGAAGTATGATAGAGTTTAAAAATAGAGAGGTTAAAGTATTAGAGCTAACTTCAACAGTTTTTGAAGAGCAAGAGATAGAAATTGCATTTTTTTGTGCTGGTGGAAATATTTCAGATGAGTTTGCAAAATATGCAGTTGAAGCAGGAACTGTTGTAATTGATAATACAAGCCACTTTAGAATGGATCCAAAAGTTCCACTTGTGGTTCCTGAAGTAAATCCAGAGGATATTAGACTTTGGAGAGAGAGTGGAATTATTGCAAATCCAAATTGTTCAACGATTCAAATGGTTCAAAGTTTAAAACCTCTTGATGAGCTATATGGAATAAAAAGAGTTGATGTATCAACTTATCAAGCTGTTTCAGGAGCAGGAAAAGCTGGAATGGAAGAACTAGTTCAACAAATGCAAGATTTCTTTGCTTTTAAACTTGATGAGAGTGTGATAGAAGCATTTGCTCATCAAATAGCTCTAAATGTAATACCACAAATTGATGTTGCTATGGAAAATGGATTTACAAAAGAAGAGATGAAAATGGTAAATGAGACTCAAAAAATTATGCATAAAAACTTTGAAGTTGCAGCAACATGTGTAAGGGTACCAGTTTTAAGATCTCATAGTGAAAGCTTAACAGTTACATTTAATGATGGAGTTAATGTTGATGTTGATGAGGTTAGAAATGCTTTGGCTAATTTTGAAAATGTAAAAGTAATTGATGATTTGGAAAATAAAAAATATCCAATGCCAATAATCTCTACAGATACAGACTATACTTATGTGGGAAGAATTAGAAAAGATGTTTATTCTTCAAATATAGTTCACTATTTTAATGTTGCAGATCAAGTAAGAGTAGGAGCTGCTACAAATGCAGTTAGAATAGGTTTGAAATGGATTGAATTAGAAAGCGATATGTAAATGTTTGAAAAAATCATAGAACATGCTCTTTGGAAAAGTAGATTTATAGTACTACTTGCTGTTATTTTCGGCTTTATGGGTGCTGTGATTTTATTTATTGTTGCAAGTATTGATGTTATTAATGTAGCAAAAATGGTACTTGTAATATTTTTAGAAGGTGCTCATCCAGAGCATTTTCATGAAGATGTAGTTGCTGGAATTATTGGTGCGGTTGATTTATATTTGATAGCTGTTGTTCTACTAATCTTCTCTTTTGGTATATATGAACTATTTATTTCAAAAATTGATGCTGCTTGTACTCCTGAAGATTGTAGTTCTATTCTAAATATAAGCTCACTTGATCAGTTAAAAGATAAAATAGCAAAAGTTATTATTATGGTTTTAGTTGTAAACTATTTTCAAAGAGTATTACATACAAAGTATGAAACACCACTTGAGCTACTATATTTTGCATTGGCAATTGTAGCATTGGCAATTGGACTTTACTTTACAGGTAAAGTTGGAAAAAAATAGAAAAGGAGTAATTTTATGTCAAAAATTTTTGTAGAGGCTTGTTTTAGAAGACCCACACCATATACACCAGTTTGGATGATGAGACAAGCAGGAAGATATTTGAAAGAGTATATGGAAGTAAGAACAAAGGCTGGAAATTTCTTAAACCTTTGCCATAACCCAAAACTAGCAGCTGAGGTTACTATTCAACCTCTTGATATTGTGGGAGTGGATGCTGCAATTTTATTTAGTGATATTCTAGTTATTCCAAATGAGATGGGAATGAAATTAGATTTTCTTCAAGGAGAAGGTCCAGTATTTAAAGAACCTATAAAAAATGAATCTGATTTAGAAAAGTTAATTGGAGGAGATGAGGCTGCTTCAAAACTTACTTATGTTTATGAAACAATTAAGCTTTTAAAAGAACAGTTACCAAAAGATAAAGCACTTATTGGATTTACAGGTGCACCTTGGACTTTAGCTACATATATGATTGAAGGTCAAGGAACAAAAACATACAATATCTGTAAAAAAATAATGTATTCAAACCCAGAATTTCTACATAAGATTTTAAGAAAATTAACAGATGTTATAAAACTATATTTAGAAAAGCAAATACTTGCAGGTGCTGATGTTGTTCAAATCTTTGATTCATGGGCTGCTGCAATTGAACCTGGAAGATATGATGAATTCTCATGGAAATATATGGTAGAAATTGCAGAGTATATAAAAGAAAAATATCCACATATCCCAGTTATTATGTTTCCAAAAGGAGTTGCTGCTTTTATAGAAAGAGGACTTGTTTATGGAAACTTTGATGTATTTGGTGTAGATTGGGGAACTCCAATGGCATTAGCTAAAGAGAAACTAGGAAGTAAATATGTACTTCAAGGAAATATGGAACCATGTAGATTATATTCAAAAGAAGAGACAACAAAATGTGTTGAAGCAATTCAGAATGTAATGTGTGGAGAAGGTCATATATTTAATTTAGGCCATGGTATATTACCAGATGTTCCAGTTGAAAATGCAATTCACTTTGTAAAAGAGTGTCAAAGAGTTAGTAAGAAGTAGCAAAGAGCCAAAATTACTGTTTTTAGTCAAATTTTTAAATTTTGGCTAAAAACTCTTGACAATAAATTTTATTTTTACTATAATTCCACCCCATTAACGATGAAGAAAAATTCCGGCATAGCTCAGCGGTAGAGTAGATGACTGTTAATCATTTGGTCCCTGGTTCGATCCCAGGTGCCGGAGCCATTTTTTTGTTTAATGATTTTAATTTCCGGCATAGCTCAGCGGTAGAGTAGATGACTGTTAATCATTTGGTCCCTGGTTCGATCCCAGGTGCCGGAGCCATTTTATAATTTTGTTAAAAATTAGAGTTCTTTAAAAGAGATATTGAGAGTTTAATGAAGTAATCTTTGTAAACTAAATATCATGATTGTTAAAAGTAAAAAGAAAATGAACAAGAGATAAATATTGAAGAGTATTTATTAACTTGTCTATAAATTTGAGTGATAATTTTGTAATTAAGTAATTAAAAACAAAAAAGTCAGATTCAACTACTACATAAAGATTAAATTTAGATTTAATCAAAAAATTTATGGAGAGTTTGATCCTGGCTCAGAGTGAACGCTGGCGGCGTGCTTAACACATGCAAGTCGAACGAGAACGGGTTATAGCTTGCTATAATTGTCAGCTAAGTGGCGCACGGGTGAGTAATGTATAGGTAATATGCCTCTTACTAAGGGATAACAAATGGAAACGTTTGCTAATACCTTATATTCCTTTTATACAGAAGTATAAAAGGGAAAGATTTATTGGTAAGAGATTAGCCTGTATTGTATCAGTTAGTTGGTGGGGTAATGGCTTACCAAGACAATGACACATAACTGGTTTGAGAGGATGATCAGTCACACTGGAACTGAGACACGGTCCAGACTCCTACGGGAGGCAGCAGTGGGGAATATTGCACAATGGACGGAAGTCTGATGCAGCAACGCCGCGTGGAGGATGACACATTTCGGTGCGTAAACTCCTTTTATATGAGAAGATAATGACGGTATTATATGAATAAGCACCGGCTAACTCCGTGCCAGCAGCCGCGGTAATACGGGGGGTGCAAGCGTTACTCGGAATCACTGGGCGTAAAGAGCATGTAGGCGGATTGATAAGTTTGAAGTGAAATCCTATAGCTTAACTATAGAACTGCTTTGAAAACTGTTAATCTAGAATGTGGGAGAGGTAGATGGAATTTCTGGTGTAGGGGTAAAATCCGTAGAGATCAGAAGGAATACCGATTGCGAAGGCGATCTACTGGAACACTATTGACGCTGAGATGCGAAAGCGTGGGGAGCAAACAGGATTAGATACCCTGGTAGTCCACGCCCTAAACGATGTACACTAGTTGTTGTGAGACTTGATCTTGCAGTAATGCAGTTAACACATTAAGTGTACCGCCTGGGGAGTACGGTCGCAAGATTAAAACTCAAAGGAATAGACGGGGACCCGCACAAGCGGTGGAGCATGTGGTTTAATTCGACGATACACGAAGAACCTTACCTGGACTTGACATAGTAAGAACTTTCAAGAGATTGATTGGTGTCTGCTTGCAGAAGCTTATATACAGGTGCTGCACGGCTGTCGTCAGCTCGTGTCGTGAGATGTTGGGTTAAGTCCCGCAACGAGCGCAACCCTCGTGTTTAGTTGCTAACAGTTCGGCTGAGAACTCTAAACAGACTGCCTACGCAAGTAGGAGGAAGGTGAGGACGACGTCAAGTCATCATGGCCCTTACGTCCAGGGCTACACACGTGCTACAATGGGGTATACAAAGAGCTGCA
This window contains:
- the rpmB gene encoding 50S ribosomal protein L28 — encoded protein: MARKCAISGKGPMVGNNVSHAKNRTKRRFLPNIRTVRVTLEDGTTTKLKISAKELRTLKKHS
- a CDS encoding potassium channel family protein gives rise to the protein MSIFTKFKRYFKWEFNSNRPQYDLNPIIYSKLKPLRLPLILIQILMMVGTLGYVYFENYTIMQAIFQTAYTITNTGFGALNESNFKNETILFTVFLMLAGFMSLIFAVGVVIDVFTNGNLRELLRERRMLYKIARLRRHFVLCYHNEYTAQVAKQFRENQIPFVVVDSSDDIEAIAKEHGYPYFVKEEPYKENAFLKSHLSSAKGVISLSKNISDNITLIASVRLYEKELERTPYLIISNAETHNEKIRLKKLGADKVVAAPSLMAKRVSAMAISPDMENILDEFLYKKDSPITMEEILIKDDAWSIGKELKELELREKLNISVVGITQENGAFVQLPKGNREITKNSKLLLVGSQKGIIRAKRLLNLNEQPKEL
- the argJ gene encoding bifunctional glutamate N-acetyltransferase/amino-acid acetyltransferase ArgJ, encoding MFTILPIQGYIDQIDGFFCDGIHAGLKPNGNNDLGFIYTNEPCNVAAIFTENRFQAAPLKHFLSHKEEFKTNFVLINSKNANALTGKKGVEDINTLFSSLDFKEKLVNPLMSSTGVIGNRLPLEKLIAGANSFDLSAKSGENLSKAIMTTDAYPKTSLYEVKLEDGKSFKIGAVAKGAGMINPNLATMLCFICTDAAVPYSDMKEALNINKETTFNAISVDGDTSTNDTVMVLANGKSKAYDKDAFIEALRVVMHEMAMLMVADGEGAKKVAAFEVRNAATKEDAIKAAKALSNSLLVKTALFGEDPNFGRIASTIGASQIACDDEKLVISYNDIVVFDKGEICFDKETEEKASKVLKQNSYKIICDIGLGNCSFVAYGCDLGYKYVEINADYRS
- a CDS encoding YdcH family protein, coding for MLHEHRDAIAELRQKDTHFLRVFEKHNELDHEIVNLENSHADQFLIDTKKKEKLKLKDEIYSMIVKYKAEK
- the gyrA gene encoding DNA gyrase subunit A, with the translated sequence MENLFENQDIVDINIEDSVKTSYLDYSMSVIIGRALPDAKDGLKPVHRRILYAMHDLNLTSKVAYKKSARIVGDVIGKYHPHGDSSVYDALVRMAQSFSMRAPLVDGQGNFGSVDGDNAAAMRYTEARMTRIAEEVLRDLDKDTVNFVPNYDDTMKEPAVLPTRVPTLLLNGSEGIAVGMATKIPPHNLAELLDATLHLIENPSADANDLMEFVKGPDFPTGGTIFGRRGIIDAYNTGRGRVKIRAKHHIETRAKKEIIVIDELPYQVNKARLIEQIADLAKEKQIEGISEVRDESDREGIRVVIELKKDAMAEIVLNNLYKSTPMETTFGIILLAVHNKEPKVFTLPEILNIFLSHRKTVIIRRTIFDLEKAKARAHILEGLKIAVDNIDEVVKIIRSSSNDADAKEKLEVRFDLSHIQSQAILDMRLGRLTGLQRDKLEAEYQELMLLIAELESILRSEEKLNEIIKEELVEIKEKFSNDRRTEIEDSYDEIDIEDLIPNEPMVVTITHNGYVKRVPIKAYEKQKRGGKGKVAVTTHDDDFIERFFVSNTHDTLMFVTNMGQLYWLKVYRIPEGSRIAKGKAVVNLINLRADEKIMAIIPTSDFDEAKSLAFFTKNGIVKRTSLSEFSNIRSNGVRAIVLDDDDEIVTAKIANADTKYLMVFTSFGQCIRFEVEKAREQGRSTRGVRAIKFKIDSDIVVDAEIIDSEDQEILTVSENGIGKRTTVEEYRLTNRAGSGVIAMKLSGKTGNVIGEVLVDDTQDLMLLTSIGKMIRVDMQTIRKAGRNTSGVIIVNVDKNDKVVSIAKCPKEDEEIELDEFGNVIRYNEDGEVVEQSSSEENNLLDMNFDSNLGKEEDE
- a CDS encoding aspartate-semialdehyde dehydrogenase, whose translation is MRKFNVAVVGATGAVGEELFRVMEDLDFPVNKLVPLASARSAGSMIEFKNREVKVLELTSTVFEEQEIEIAFFCAGGNISDEFAKYAVEAGTVVIDNTSHFRMDPKVPLVVPEVNPEDIRLWRESGIIANPNCSTIQMVQSLKPLDELYGIKRVDVSTYQAVSGAGKAGMEELVQQMQDFFAFKLDESVIEAFAHQIALNVIPQIDVAMENGFTKEEMKMVNETQKIMHKNFEVAATCVRVPVLRSHSESLTVTFNDGVNVDVDEVRNALANFENVKVIDDLENKKYPMPIISTDTDYTYVGRIRKDVYSSNIVHYFNVADQVRVGAATNAVRIGLKWIELESDM
- a CDS encoding YqhA family protein, which produces MFEKIIEHALWKSRFIVLLAVIFGFMGAVILFIVASIDVINVAKMVLVIFLEGAHPEHFHEDVVAGIIGAVDLYLIAVVLLIFSFGIYELFISKIDAACTPEDCSSILNISSLDQLKDKIAKVIIMVLVVNYFQRVLHTKYETPLELLYFALAIVALAIGLYFTGKVGKK
- the hemE gene encoding uroporphyrinogen decarboxylase, which produces MSKIFVEACFRRPTPYTPVWMMRQAGRYLKEYMEVRTKAGNFLNLCHNPKLAAEVTIQPLDIVGVDAAILFSDILVIPNEMGMKLDFLQGEGPVFKEPIKNESDLEKLIGGDEAASKLTYVYETIKLLKEQLPKDKALIGFTGAPWTLATYMIEGQGTKTYNICKKIMYSNPEFLHKILRKLTDVIKLYLEKQILAGADVVQIFDSWAAAIEPGRYDEFSWKYMVEIAEYIKEKYPHIPVIMFPKGVAAFIERGLVYGNFDVFGVDWGTPMALAKEKLGSKYVLQGNMEPCRLYSKEETTKCVEAIQNVMCGEGHIFNLGHGILPDVPVENAIHFVKECQRVSKK